Proteins encoded together in one Lutra lutra chromosome 4, mLutLut1.2, whole genome shotgun sequence window:
- the SDC2 gene encoding syndecan-2, with product MRRAWILLTLGLVACVSAESRAELTSDKDMYLDNSSIEDASGVYPIDDDDYASASGSGADEDVESPELTTSRPLPKIGFTSAVPKVETTTLKIQNKIPAQTKSPEEIDKEKVHLSDSERKMDPAEEDTNVYTEKHSDSLFKRTEVLAAVIAGGVIGFLFAIFLILLLVYRMRKKDEGSYDLGERKPSSAAYQKAPTKEFYA from the exons AGAGCAGAGCTGACCTCTGATAAAGACATGTACCTCGACAACAGCTCCATCGAAGACGCTTCGGGAGTGTATCCTATCGATGACGACGACTATGCTTCTGCGTCAGGCTCGG GAgctgatgaggatgtagagagcCCAGAGCTGACAACATCCCGACCACTTCCAAAGATAGGGTTCACGAGTGCTGTTCCGAAAGTGGAAACCACAACACTGAAGATACAGAACAAGATACCTGCTCAGACAAAG TCACCTGAAGAAATTGATAAGGAAAAAGTTCATCTCTCtgactcagaaaggaaaatggacCCCGCTGAAGAGGATACAAATGTGTATACTGAGAAGCACTCAGACAGTCTGTTTAAACGAACAGAAGTCCTGGCAG CGGTCATTGCTGGCGGAGTTATCGGCTTTCTCTTTGCGATTTTCCTTATCCTGCTGTTGGTGTATCGCATGAGAAAGAAGGATGAAGGAAGTTATGACCTTGGAGAACGCAAACCATCCAGTGCTGCTTATCAGAAGGCACCGACTAAGGAGTTTTACGCCTGA